One Triticum dicoccoides isolate Atlit2015 ecotype Zavitan chromosome 5B, WEW_v2.0, whole genome shotgun sequence genomic window carries:
- the LOC119309923 gene encoding putative serpin-Z8, translating into MVGEDACLLSWEDKERFRLLCHRYRMELRANVIYFRGKWSLPFYESSTKNRPFYRLDGTVVDVPFMSNYEHHYIAEHGGFKVLKLRYKSSSPPYTSMCIFLLNACDGLGSLLEKMTSPGFLREHLPTSMAVVVEFGVPKFELTFEGSVTDVLKDLGLALPFGEGADLSEMMMEGMHVQVQDVFHKAVIEVNELEEGTRAAAIAPPTCSLFRLPVVGFVADHPFAYCIVEEESHAVLFAGHVVDPGNGVGAVIPSPPPFGERSTAMKWILGFDKAMNRSKRAFVDDGPESPVYGNNLPSHNPAYPRPPKMLDLRGAVRSSAYGRKSRDEVF; encoded by the exons ATGGTGGGGGAGGACGCGTGCCTCCTTTCATGGGAAGATAAAGAAAGGTTTCGACTCCTCTGTCATCGCTACCGCATG GAGTTGAGGGCCAACGTCATCTACTTCAGGGGCAAGTGGAGCCTGCCGTTCTACGAGAGCTCGACCAAGAACAGGCCCTTCTACCGGCTGGACGGCACCGTCGTCGACGTCCCCTTCATGTCCAACTACGAGCACCACTACATCGCCGAGCACGGCGGCTTCAAGGTGCTCAAGCTACGCTACAAGAGCAGCTCACCGCCCTACACCAGCATGTGCATCTTCCTCCTGAACGCGTGCGACGGCCTGGGGAGCCTGCTGGAGAAGATGACGTCGCCAGGCTTCCTGCGTGAGCACCTGCCGACGAGCATGGCCGTCGTCGTCGAGTTCGGGGTGCCCAAGTTCGAGCTCACCTTCGAGGGCAGCGTCACCGACGTGCTCAAGGACCTGGGGCTTGCTCTTCCTTTCGGCGAAGGCGCCGACCTCTCGGAGATGATGATGGAGGGCATGCACGTGCAGGTGCAGGACGTCTTCCACAAGGCCGTCATTGAGGTGAACGAGCTCGAGGAAGGAACCAGAGCCGCCGCGATCGCTCCTCCGACGTGCTCTCTGTTCCGGCTGCCGGTGGTGGGCTTCGTGGCCGATCACCCGTTCGCCTACTGCATAGTGGAGGAGGAGTCGCACGCGGTCCTCTTTGCAGGGCATGTCGTCGACCCCGGTAATGGCGTCGGGGCTGTGATCCCGTCCCCTCCTCCGTTCGGGGAGCGCAGCACAGCAATGAAATGGATACTAGGGTTTGATAAGGCGATGAACAGATCCAAACGTGCGTTCGTTGATGATGGTCCGGAGTCGCCGGTGTACGGAAATAACCTCCCCTCACACAATCCAGCATATCCACGGCCACCAAAAATGCTAGACTTACGGGGGGCCGTAAGGAGCTCGGCCTACGGACGGAAGTCACGGGATGAGGTGTTCTAA